A region of Corynebacterium glucuronolyticum DSM 44120 DNA encodes the following proteins:
- a CDS encoding fumarylacetoacetate hydrolase family protein, whose amino-acid sequence MRFARIATKESMSFSTVDGEEQNLTFRAIAGHPFEEPEYTGKEFRPDEVKLLAPMLPSKIVLIEDNHGDGEPNFLLKPPTAVIGPGAPIRIPAAAMGAAFEGQLALVIGKPCKDVAAADWRSAVFGATILNDVSAVGLDTPGEQAVRARAFDTFCPVGPWIDTDLESLNVEDTEVIGHVTRGEEKTTYEEASTSSIVWSFGEMIEYVSHTMTLLPGDIIATGLPVKQHQLAAGDTVTIEVEGLGQLRNRVL is encoded by the coding sequence ATGCGTTTTGCTCGAATTGCAACAAAAGAATCTATGAGCTTCTCCACCGTCGACGGTGAAGAGCAGAACCTGACGTTCCGTGCGATCGCCGGCCACCCCTTTGAGGAGCCGGAATACACAGGTAAGGAATTTCGCCCGGACGAGGTGAAGCTCCTCGCCCCGATGCTTCCCTCAAAGATCGTGCTTATCGAGGATAATCACGGTGATGGGGAGCCGAATTTCTTACTTAAGCCCCCGACTGCAGTTATCGGTCCGGGTGCCCCCATTAGGATTCCCGCAGCTGCCATGGGTGCGGCTTTTGAAGGCCAATTGGCACTCGTCATCGGGAAGCCGTGCAAGGACGTCGCTGCCGCAGACTGGCGCTCGGCAGTCTTTGGCGCCACGATTCTCAATGATGTCTCGGCTGTCGGCCTCGATACCCCCGGCGAACAGGCTGTTCGTGCGCGCGCATTCGACACCTTCTGCCCGGTCGGCCCGTGGATTGATACGGATCTCGAGTCACTCAACGTGGAGGACACCGAGGTCATCGGCCACGTGACCCGCGGTGAGGAAAAGACCACCTATGAAGAGGCGTCGACAAGCTCAATCGTGTGGAGCTTCGGTGAGATGATCGAATACGTCTCCCACACCATGACCCTTCTGCCGGGTGACATTATCGCCACCGGGCTGCCGGTGAAGCAGCACCAGCTCGCAGCAGGAGACACTGTCACTATTGAGGTAGAAGGCCTGGGGCAGCTGCGAAACCGAGTGCTCTAG
- a CDS encoding isochorismate synthase — MRPSRPSRPHTAPDFLLSRVHGSVRTQGRAAFYTSVDEAIAALPTAGLIVGALPFDPSAPAALTVPKSVIWEETSLHPHPYYLTGEGSTLKAHIAGFDPSPEEHLARVTAAVEALKRGNLDKVVLARAVDIAFDEPVDPRLVAARLIATSSSHDGFIVDLGGSWLVGCSPEVLVRKQGAEVTCYPLAGTAPRSADPVEDQAAANRLLASAKDLAEHRFVVDDIRASLEPLTSSLTIPDTPELTSTNEVWHLATPIRGKLSDPTLTALDLARAVHPTPAICGTPEEAARQMILDVESDRHFYAGTVGWADAKGNGEFMVAIRCAEVSEDGTRGRAWAGGGIVAQSDPQQELEETTAKLGTILRALGL; from the coding sequence ATGCGACCAAGCAGACCTTCCAGACCACACACAGCCCCGGACTTCCTCTTGTCACGTGTCCACGGCTCCGTCCGCACCCAGGGACGAGCAGCCTTTTACACGTCCGTTGACGAGGCGATCGCCGCGCTACCTACGGCAGGGCTCATAGTAGGGGCGCTCCCCTTCGATCCCTCCGCCCCTGCTGCACTGACAGTTCCCAAGTCCGTGATCTGGGAGGAGACATCGCTGCATCCCCACCCGTACTACCTCACCGGCGAGGGATCTACGCTCAAGGCGCACATCGCCGGGTTCGACCCATCTCCTGAAGAACATCTAGCTCGCGTTACCGCAGCTGTGGAGGCACTAAAACGTGGCAACCTGGACAAGGTGGTCCTGGCGCGCGCAGTCGATATCGCCTTTGACGAGCCGGTTGACCCACGCCTTGTCGCCGCACGGCTCATTGCCACGTCGTCATCCCATGACGGTTTCATCGTTGACCTTGGCGGATCCTGGCTTGTTGGGTGTTCACCTGAGGTGCTCGTACGCAAGCAGGGCGCAGAAGTCACGTGCTACCCCCTGGCGGGTACCGCACCGCGCAGTGCAGATCCGGTTGAGGACCAGGCTGCAGCGAACCGACTGCTGGCATCGGCAAAAGATCTCGCGGAACATCGCTTTGTGGTGGATGACATCCGCGCGTCGCTGGAACCTCTCACCTCGTCTCTCACTATCCCGGACACTCCGGAACTGACCAGCACGAACGAAGTGTGGCACCTGGCTACCCCCATACGCGGTAAACTCAGCGACCCAACGCTCACGGCACTCGATCTTGCCCGCGCTGTCCACCCCACACCCGCGATCTGTGGCACCCCGGAGGAAGCCGCGCGCCAGATGATCCTCGATGTGGAATCCGATCGCCACTTTTACGCGGGCACTGTCGGCTGGGCCGATGCGAAAGGAAACGGCGAGTTCATGGTTGCTATCCGCTGCGCCGAGGTGTCAGAGGACGGTACCCGTGGCCGGGCATGGGCCGGTGGCGGTATCGTTGCCCAGTCCGATCCGCAGCAAGAACTCGAGGAGACAACTGCCAAGTTGGGAACAATCCTGCGCGCGCTGGGGTTGTAA
- the gltX gene encoding glutamate--tRNA ligase has protein sequence MSDVRVRFCPSPTGTPHVGMVRTALFNWGYARHTGGKLIFRIEDTDAARDSEESYQAIIESLQWLGLDWDEGVVKGGPHEPYRQSQRGDIYLEVLEKLKETGYVYPAYSTNEEVQARHKAAGRDPHLGYDNYDRDLTDEQKAAFEAEGRKPVWRFKMPERTWTWNDMVRGEISFAPETQPDYVVARSDGSPLYTMVNPIDDAIMGITHVLRGEDILPSTPRQLALYEALKELGIAKQTPEFGHLPFVMGEGNKKLSKRDPQSNLFNHRDAGIIPEGMLNYLALLGWSLKGDQDIFSVDEFVKSFDVHDVLGNPARFDQKKLEAINADHIRMLDPKDFEERLKTFLAEHYDFHLPDEDFAFAATLVQTRIKTLSEAYGLLKFLVIDEDEFTLDEKAARKNLKNDAVQALAESLAALEPLEEWTTENIEKALSTRLIDELELKPRKAYGAIRVATSGEAVSPPLFESLELLGKERTLGRIKKAQTVTPWQAEAQQ, from the coding sequence ATGTCTGATGTACGCGTTCGATTTTGTCCGTCCCCAACCGGCACGCCGCACGTTGGTATGGTGCGAACAGCACTTTTCAACTGGGGCTATGCCCGTCACACCGGTGGCAAACTGATTTTCCGCATCGAGGATACCGATGCTGCCCGCGATTCCGAGGAGAGCTACCAGGCGATTATCGAGTCACTGCAGTGGCTCGGGCTCGACTGGGATGAGGGGGTAGTAAAGGGTGGTCCTCATGAGCCCTACCGCCAGAGCCAGCGAGGTGACATCTACCTCGAAGTGCTGGAGAAGCTGAAGGAAACCGGATACGTCTACCCTGCTTACTCCACCAACGAAGAGGTTCAGGCTCGCCACAAGGCTGCCGGCCGTGACCCGCACCTGGGCTACGACAACTACGATCGTGATCTCACCGACGAACAGAAGGCTGCCTTCGAGGCAGAGGGACGCAAGCCTGTGTGGCGCTTCAAGATGCCCGAGCGTACCTGGACATGGAATGACATGGTGCGCGGAGAGATCTCCTTTGCCCCGGAGACGCAGCCCGACTACGTTGTCGCTCGTTCAGACGGATCCCCGCTGTACACAATGGTGAACCCCATCGACGACGCGATCATGGGGATCACCCACGTGCTCCGCGGCGAGGACATTCTTCCTTCCACGCCGCGCCAGCTCGCGCTGTACGAGGCGCTGAAAGAACTCGGGATTGCGAAGCAGACCCCGGAGTTCGGCCACCTCCCATTCGTCATGGGTGAAGGCAACAAGAAGCTGTCTAAGCGCGATCCGCAGTCGAACCTCTTCAACCATCGCGATGCGGGCATCATCCCTGAGGGGATGCTCAACTACCTGGCACTGCTCGGCTGGTCGCTGAAGGGGGACCAGGACATCTTTAGTGTCGATGAGTTCGTTAAGTCCTTCGACGTCCATGATGTTTTGGGGAACCCGGCCCGCTTTGACCAGAAGAAACTCGAAGCGATCAACGCCGACCACATCCGTATGCTTGACCCGAAGGACTTTGAGGAGCGCCTCAAGACCTTCCTTGCAGAGCACTACGATTTCCATCTGCCCGATGAAGACTTCGCCTTCGCCGCGACGCTGGTACAGACGCGCATCAAGACGCTTTCTGAGGCCTACGGTCTGCTCAAATTCCTTGTGATCGACGAGGACGAGTTCACCCTCGATGAGAAGGCAGCCCGCAAGAACCTCAAGAACGATGCGGTGCAGGCTCTCGCTGAATCTCTTGCTGCCCTTGAGCCCCTGGAGGAGTGGACGACGGAGAACATCGAGAAGGCGCTGTCGACGAGGCTTATCGACGAGCTGGAGCTCAAGCCACGTAAGGCTTACGGTGCCATCCGCGTAGCGACATCTGGTGAGGCTGTTTCTCCGCCTCTGTTCGAGTCTCTGGAGCTCCTTGGAAAGGAGCGCACGCTGGGGCGCATCAAGAAAGCTCAGACGGTCACTCCCTGGCAGGCTGAGGCGCAGCAGTAG
- a CDS encoding DUF1963 domain-containing protein: MVALHGTFIGGTPFLPEGYTWPKGRSGRPLTFVIQVNLADIPTLDGYPSHGLLQLLTGNDLFFGSEIEDTCDLDNLRKDADGWELRFIPRIPGTDSADLPPTSQDAIPAPSTFERYLPFVKEADYVFENPVELNGRLASYRGSEHFFEKEEDERMRFLDEDEMEYETCFVDSTPEVVQSSDKLCVELVDILGEEEERVSNIIFGPAGTFANDLFFPEGYTHLLNLSTDNFDTLIWGDCGTAHVYVRDEILAYMRQENAEPLILGPLSSLDEAPGNRFVTEKELPVIFTVDCF, encoded by the coding sequence ATGGTTGCTCTACATGGAACGTTCATTGGCGGAACACCCTTTTTGCCTGAGGGATATACATGGCCCAAAGGAAGATCTGGCCGGCCGCTGACCTTTGTTATCCAGGTTAATCTTGCTGATATTCCGACACTTGATGGCTACCCCTCACACGGGTTGCTGCAGCTCCTTACGGGAAATGATCTGTTTTTCGGCTCCGAAATTGAAGACACCTGCGATCTCGACAATCTTCGGAAGGATGCCGACGGCTGGGAACTGCGTTTCATCCCACGTATTCCCGGCACGGACTCTGCGGACCTTCCGCCTACTTCTCAGGATGCCATTCCTGCACCGAGTACCTTCGAGAGGTATCTGCCTTTCGTAAAAGAGGCAGATTATGTGTTTGAAAATCCGGTTGAACTCAACGGACGGCTGGCATCTTATCGTGGCAGCGAGCACTTCTTCGAGAAGGAAGAAGATGAACGCATGCGATTCCTTGATGAAGATGAGATGGAGTATGAGACCTGCTTTGTGGACTCAACTCCGGAGGTTGTGCAGTCGAGCGACAAGCTGTGTGTGGAGCTTGTTGACATTCTCGGTGAGGAAGAGGAGAGGGTATCCAATATCATCTTTGGCCCAGCCGGTACTTTTGCTAACGATCTCTTCTTTCCAGAGGGGTACACTCACCTTCTCAACCTGTCCACTGATAACTTTGACACGCTCATCTGGGGCGATTGCGGCACAGCGCACGTGTACGTCAGGGATGAGATTCTTGCTTATATGCGGCAGGAGAACGCTGAGCCACTCATTTTAGGCCCTCTTTCCTCTCTCGATGAGGCCCCCGGAAATCGTTTCGTGACAGAAAAAGAGCTACCTGTAATTTTTACGGTGGACTGTTTCTAA
- a CDS encoding carbohydrate ABC transporter permease — translation MATLIPAVSERPEVSEIFAHKKQRPQYSTKQMLLAAALVLPNLILLVIFTYRPLIDNIRISFYNWNISSPRMKFVGLDNYIEWFTAPETKTVVFNTAVFTFFAVAGSMMIGLALALLLDQKLFGRSAVRSMVFAPYVIAGAAIGVAFQFVFDPNYGLIQYFLGWFGIESPNFYQESKWALFMITTTYVWKNVGYVFVIYLAALQGRRKDLDEAAEIDGTPPMRRFFRVVMPQLRGTTFFLSITVLLNSFQVFDIINAMTKGGPFGYGTSTMVFQVYQETFVNSRAGYGAAVATIMFLVVLVITAIQVYCQEKGDK, via the coding sequence ATGGCTACGCTAATACCTGCGGTGAGCGAAAGGCCTGAGGTATCCGAAATATTCGCGCATAAGAAGCAACGTCCGCAATACAGCACCAAACAGATGCTGTTGGCGGCAGCGCTGGTGCTTCCGAACCTCATACTTCTGGTCATCTTCACCTACCGCCCTCTCATCGACAACATCAGGATCTCGTTCTATAACTGGAACATTTCCTCCCCGCGAATGAAGTTTGTGGGCTTGGATAACTACATTGAGTGGTTCACTGCCCCGGAGACAAAAACGGTTGTTTTCAACACTGCCGTGTTTACATTCTTCGCAGTGGCGGGTTCCATGATGATCGGACTTGCACTGGCGCTTTTGCTCGACCAAAAACTGTTCGGTCGGAGCGCGGTGCGATCCATGGTGTTTGCACCTTATGTTATTGCCGGCGCCGCCATCGGCGTTGCTTTCCAGTTTGTGTTCGACCCCAATTACGGACTCATCCAGTACTTCCTCGGTTGGTTCGGGATCGAATCACCAAACTTCTATCAAGAGTCCAAGTGGGCGCTGTTCATGATCACAACCACGTACGTGTGGAAGAACGTGGGCTACGTATTCGTCATTTACTTGGCTGCACTGCAGGGGCGCCGTAAGGATCTCGATGAGGCAGCGGAGATTGATGGAACTCCGCCGATGCGTCGCTTCTTCCGAGTTGTCATGCCTCAGTTGCGCGGGACGACATTTTTCCTGTCGATCACTGTGCTACTGAACTCCTTCCAAGTTTTTGACATCATCAACGCGATGACAAAGGGTGGGCCGTTCGGCTATGGCACCTCAACCATGGTCTTCCAGGTGTACCAGGAGACCTTCGTGAATAGCCGTGCCGGTTACGGTGCTGCCGTCGCCACGATCATGTTCCTTGTCGTTCTCGTTATCACCGCTATCCAGGTGTACTGCCAAGAAAAGGGGGATAAGTAA
- a CDS encoding carbohydrate ABC transporter permease, with protein sequence MSSAIGVGTGDGTTRRTKRRLTSGRKRQLPLPEGPKKNLPPVPGSQGEGEPVITDAQRKRVARGGGMEHTSTIARVFGYMALAATVLVILVPLYFIVVTSFKTFQDVYSDPITFWPNPFAPENYSYVMETSGFNLYLRNSVIITAILTVVEVGLGVMSAYAFAFLKFPGRNLLFMLVIATLMVPNQITIISNYALVASLGWRNTFAGVIIPLAGVAFGTFLMRNHFMSLPKEIMEAAEMDGAGFFTTLFKVVLPMSWPTLSAFVLITVVGEWNQYLWPFLITDTAATAPLPVGLTRLQDAEGLTNWGPVMAGTVLTTVPMLVAFLLLQKKMIKGLTAGAVKG encoded by the coding sequence ATGTCGAGCGCAATTGGTGTAGGCACAGGAGATGGCACCACCAGGCGCACGAAGCGCCGTCTGACCAGTGGACGTAAGCGCCAGCTCCCACTGCCGGAAGGCCCGAAGAAGAACCTGCCCCCAGTTCCAGGATCACAGGGAGAGGGCGAGCCCGTCATCACCGACGCGCAGCGGAAGCGTGTTGCGCGAGGCGGGGGAATGGAGCATACGTCCACGATTGCCAGGGTGTTCGGGTACATGGCGCTTGCTGCCACTGTCCTTGTCATCCTCGTGCCGCTGTACTTCATTGTTGTTACCTCGTTTAAGACATTCCAGGATGTCTACTCGGATCCAATTACTTTCTGGCCAAATCCTTTTGCCCCAGAGAACTATTCCTATGTGATGGAAACCTCAGGCTTCAACCTTTATCTGAGAAACTCTGTCATCATCACGGCGATACTCACCGTAGTGGAAGTCGGGCTGGGTGTGATGAGCGCCTATGCGTTTGCGTTCCTCAAGTTCCCCGGTCGCAACCTGCTTTTCATGCTCGTCATTGCGACGCTCATGGTGCCGAACCAGATCACGATCATTTCAAACTATGCGCTGGTCGCCTCCCTCGGTTGGCGTAACACATTCGCCGGTGTGATCATCCCGCTTGCCGGCGTTGCTTTTGGCACGTTCCTCATGCGTAACCATTTCATGAGTCTGCCGAAGGAAATCATGGAAGCTGCCGAAATGGATGGTGCTGGATTTTTTACCACGCTGTTCAAGGTTGTCCTGCCGATGAGCTGGCCGACGTTGTCGGCGTTTGTCCTCATTACGGTTGTCGGTGAATGGAACCAGTACTTGTGGCCATTCCTTATCACTGACACCGCGGCGACTGCTCCACTTCCTGTTGGCCTTACACGCCTGCAGGATGCCGAGGGCCTCACCAACTGGGGACCAGTTATGGCGGGCACTGTGCTCACCACCGTCCCCATGCTCGTTGCCTTCCTATTGTTGCAGAAGAAGATGATCAAGGGCTTGACCGCAGGCGCGGTCAAGGGCTAG
- a CDS encoding ABC transporter substrate-binding protein, producing MNPLNIEISRRKALGLGVMGATALGLASCAGGSTSAAGGGGQEGNGTLQFWSNHPASSKDMEQEMIDAFMAENPDIPVELVSAGANYEELAQKFNAALAGGDLPDVIVASDVTWFNFAFNEATTPLDDLWKEVGTDQDSYVDTLREDYAYDGKHYGVPYCRSTCLMYFNTDILAKAGLPTDRGPKTWQEFAEWAPKLVEANGGKPAVVVPDGSNYLDWYFQGMIWTFGGAYSKEWEPTFTDPKSIEAGEFLKEMVGKRYIDVQTDPTVQFGAGNAAGLLESTGSLQGLNKTATIPFITTYLPGPTPGCPTGGAGLAVANGISDERKRNAVKFIDFMTNVENTVKFSQATGYMPVRKEAIEHPDEKAYLKDNPNAQTAIKQLAENTAPQDYARVFVPGGGARIGGALDRITVGQEDVTAVFEDLQKETQKTIDQQITPFL from the coding sequence ATGAACCCGCTCAACATTGAAATCAGCCGTCGTAAGGCTCTCGGACTCGGCGTCATGGGCGCAACCGCCCTCGGACTGGCATCCTGCGCTGGTGGTAGCACCAGTGCCGCCGGTGGTGGCGGACAAGAAGGAAACGGCACGCTGCAGTTCTGGTCCAACCACCCCGCTAGCTCCAAGGATATGGAGCAGGAGATGATTGATGCCTTCATGGCGGAAAACCCGGATATTCCCGTCGAGCTTGTGAGCGCAGGCGCCAACTACGAGGAGCTCGCTCAGAAGTTCAACGCAGCTCTTGCCGGCGGAGACCTGCCGGACGTCATTGTCGCTAGCGACGTGACCTGGTTTAACTTCGCCTTCAACGAGGCCACCACTCCGCTGGATGACCTGTGGAAGGAAGTAGGAACCGACCAGGATAGCTACGTAGACACCCTCCGCGAGGACTATGCCTACGATGGCAAGCACTACGGCGTTCCATACTGCCGCTCCACCTGCCTCATGTACTTCAACACGGACATTCTGGCTAAGGCGGGCCTTCCCACAGATCGTGGGCCGAAGACGTGGCAGGAGTTCGCAGAGTGGGCACCCAAGCTCGTAGAAGCCAACGGCGGCAAGCCGGCGGTTGTCGTGCCCGATGGTTCGAACTACCTTGACTGGTACTTCCAGGGCATGATCTGGACCTTTGGTGGTGCCTACTCCAAGGAGTGGGAGCCCACGTTTACGGATCCGAAGTCCATCGAGGCGGGAGAGTTCCTCAAGGAAATGGTGGGGAAGAGGTACATCGACGTTCAAACCGATCCCACTGTGCAGTTCGGCGCAGGTAACGCCGCAGGTTTGTTGGAGTCCACAGGCTCGCTGCAAGGCCTGAACAAGACGGCCACCATTCCGTTCATCACCACCTACCTCCCGGGGCCGACCCCGGGCTGCCCGACTGGCGGTGCCGGCCTCGCCGTGGCCAACGGTATTTCTGATGAGCGTAAGCGCAACGCCGTAAAGTTCATCGACTTCATGACAAACGTAGAAAACACGGTGAAGTTCTCCCAGGCCACAGGCTACATGCCCGTACGCAAGGAAGCTATTGAGCATCCAGACGAGAAGGCGTACCTGAAGGACAACCCCAACGCCCAAACAGCGATCAAGCAGCTCGCTGAGAACACCGCTCCGCAGGATTACGCCCGCGTTTTCGTGCCCGGTGGCGGAGCCCGCATCGGCGGTGCGCTCGATCGCATCACCGTGGGACAGGAAGATGTCACCGCTGTGTTTGAGGATCTTCAGAAGGAAACCCAGAAGACCATCGACCAGCAGATCACGCCGTTCCTCTAA